From Selenihalanaerobacter shriftii, a single genomic window includes:
- a CDS encoding GerAB/ArcD/ProY family transporter: protein MLEKGKVSGRQLEWLLIMSMLPTVMLILPSALAPYAKQDSWLAIIIIGIIGLLTGYIVVLLGNKFPNKTIIGYSPLIVGKFLSKIVSLIYILFFIHITAVIIREFGEVLNVTFLKNTPLEIILISTILVLASAVRNGIEVISRVNELILPVMIGIIIIIYFLILPDLNFAKLKPVLANGIMPILKGAYPTSLFLTETFVLITILPAINKSKEALSSTFKAVLIVTFLGLIMMVEIVALYGGDQSATLQYPMLSLVQYISLFGFVENIDALIVVMWIGGGFIKIAIFYYCLVINIAETFKLKSYKSVVLPTGIILITFSLMLFENITQLGTIVTEILPPYYLVLKIGIPLLLLMIATFRGSKESKHN from the coding sequence GTGATGTTAATTTTGCCAAGCGCACTTGCTCCATATGCTAAACAAGATAGTTGGTTAGCAATAATTATCATAGGAATTATTGGTTTATTAACTGGATACATAGTTGTTTTATTAGGAAACAAGTTTCCTAATAAAACTATTATTGGTTATAGTCCATTAATTGTTGGTAAATTTTTAAGTAAAATAGTTAGTTTGATTTATATATTATTTTTTATTCATATTACAGCTGTGATTATCAGAGAGTTTGGTGAAGTTTTAAATGTAACATTTCTAAAAAATACTCCATTAGAAATCATATTGATTTCAACTATTTTAGTTTTAGCTTCAGCTGTCAGGAATGGAATTGAAGTTATTTCAAGAGTTAACGAGTTAATTTTACCAGTGATGATTGGGATTATAATTATTATTTATTTTCTTATTTTACCAGATTTAAACTTTGCTAAATTAAAACCTGTATTAGCAAATGGAATAATGCCAATTTTAAAAGGAGCATATCCAACTTCACTTTTTTTAACTGAAACATTTGTATTAATTACTATTTTGCCGGCTATTAATAAGTCTAAAGAAGCATTAAGCTCAACTTTTAAAGCAGTTTTAATTGTAACTTTTTTAGGTTTAATAATGATGGTTGAAATTGTTGCTTTATATGGTGGTGATCAAAGTGCTACCTTACAGTATCCTATGCTGTCTTTAGTGCAATATATTAGTCTGTTTGGTTTTGTAGAAAATATAGATGCTTTAATAGTAGTAATGTGGATTGGAGGAGGGTTTATTAAAATTGCTATTTTTTATTATTGTTTAGTAATTAATATCGCGGAAACTTTTAAATTAAAGAGTTATAAATCAGTAGTATTACCAACAGGTATCATATTAATTACTTTTTCTTTAATGCTTTTTGAAAATATCACTCAATTAGGAACAATAGTCACAGAAATTTTACCACCATATTATTTAGTATTAAAGATAGGAATTCCTTTATTACTATTAATGATTGCTACATTTCGTGGAAGTAAAGAAAGTAAACACAATTAG